A section of the Actinomycetes bacterium genome encodes:
- a CDS encoding prepilin-type N-terminal cleavage/methylation domain-containing protein — MTMLHALRRRLHGDRGLTLVEMVVVTAILGVVLAMVQVTTVTAEKDVGSNATRLDEVQQAKVAMDSMSKNLRTSVLPSQLNGTCSGCDSAAFIAGDVRSVQFYANLNNNANVVGPSQVSYSVSSTGVLTEYVHGPNPHAATDYNYQYTCTAGTTGCVVYTRVLARHVVTSQVLFTYYDASGAPISPPLDATELPSVDSIDIVLKLQQTPAVAPVTLTERVALPNADAVAQASSS; from the coding sequence ATGACCATGCTGCACGCGCTTCGGCGTCGGTTGCACGGAGACCGTGGGCTCACCCTGGTCGAGATGGTGGTGGTCACCGCGATCCTGGGCGTCGTCCTGGCGATGGTGCAGGTCACGACCGTGACCGCGGAGAAGGACGTCGGCTCGAACGCGACCCGGCTGGACGAGGTCCAGCAGGCCAAGGTCGCCATGGACTCCATGAGCAAGAACCTGCGCACCTCGGTCCTCCCGTCGCAGCTGAACGGAACATGCTCCGGATGCGACTCGGCCGCCTTCATCGCCGGCGACGTGAGGAGCGTGCAGTTCTACGCGAACTTGAACAACAACGCGAACGTCGTCGGACCGAGCCAGGTGTCCTACAGCGTGAGCTCCACCGGCGTCCTGACGGAGTACGTGCACGGGCCGAACCCGCACGCCGCGACGGACTACAACTACCAGTACACCTGCACGGCGGGCACCACCGGCTGCGTGGTCTACACGCGCGTCCTCGCCCGTCACGTCGTGACGTCGCAGGTCCTGTTCACCTACTACGACGCGTCGGGCGCGCCGATCTCGCCGCCGCTGGACGCGACCGAGCTGCCCAGCGTCGACAGCATCGACATCGTCCTGAAGCTGCAGCAAACCCCTGCGGTCGCGCCGGTCACGTTGACCGAGCGCGTAGCCCTGCCGAACGCCGACGCCGTGGCCCAGGCCTCGTCGAGCTGA